From a single Microbacterium murale genomic region:
- a CDS encoding Fpg/Nei family DNA glycosylase: protein MPEGHSVHRIARQFERNFIGKRLQASSPQGRFAEGAAMLDGREAVSVKAVGKQMFLETEGDLWLRVHLGLYGAWDFAGEILIDPTIASANGRMGQTNQRGTDLDASDLSAVPILDDAGENSLASIGAPRRARVHVRMSEQTKGLADESAEWPPPIVGQVRLRLMTDITAADLRGPTACVLQTPDEMLQTVAKLGPDPLVGDPTANEERFVLAVRKKSTPIALLLMDQSVVSGIGNVYRAEMLYRARLNPHTPGRDVPEEIVRQLWHDWVRLLAIGVETGQMMTMDDLSPTDYRAAMASRDDRHWVYHRAGLPCRVCGTEIALEEIGARKLYWCPRCQA from the coding sequence ATGCCCGAGGGTCACTCCGTCCACCGGATCGCTCGGCAGTTCGAGCGCAACTTCATCGGCAAGCGGCTGCAGGCATCCAGCCCTCAGGGGCGGTTCGCCGAGGGGGCGGCGATGCTCGACGGTCGTGAGGCGGTGAGCGTCAAGGCCGTCGGCAAGCAGATGTTCCTCGAGACCGAGGGCGACCTCTGGCTGCGGGTGCATCTCGGCCTCTACGGCGCATGGGACTTCGCCGGCGAGATCCTGATCGATCCGACCATCGCCTCGGCCAACGGGCGGATGGGTCAGACGAATCAGCGCGGCACGGATCTGGATGCGTCGGACCTGAGCGCTGTCCCGATCCTGGACGATGCCGGCGAGAACTCGCTGGCCTCGATCGGTGCGCCCAGGCGAGCACGCGTGCACGTGCGCATGTCTGAGCAGACCAAGGGTCTCGCCGATGAGAGCGCGGAATGGCCACCCCCGATCGTCGGTCAGGTGCGATTGCGCCTGATGACCGACATCACCGCGGCGGACCTGCGCGGACCGACGGCCTGTGTACTCCAGACTCCTGACGAGATGCTCCAGACCGTCGCCAAGCTCGGCCCGGATCCGCTCGTCGGCGACCCGACCGCGAACGAGGAGCGCTTCGTCCTGGCCGTGCGCAAGAAGTCGACGCCGATCGCGCTGCTGCTGATGGATCAGTCCGTGGTCAGCGGGATCGGCAACGTGTATCGCGCAGAGATGCTCTACCGGGCCCGCCTGAACCCGCACACGCCCGGCAGGGACGTGCCAGAGGAGATCGTGCGACAGCTCTGGCACGACTGGGTGCGCCTGTTGGCCATCGGGGTCGAAACCGGTCAGATGATGACCATGGATGACCTGTCGCCGACCGACTACCGTGCAGCGATGGCGAGCCGGGACGATCGGCACTGGGTGTACCACCGGGCCGGCCTCCCGTGCCGCGTCTGCGGCACCGAGATCGCGCTCGAGGAGATCGGCGCGCGCAAGCTCTACTGGTGCCCGAGGTGCCAGGCCTGA
- a CDS encoding FMN-binding negative transcriptional regulator — MRQNPSFTLADVTEMRRVIEQNPWATIVSASEDGQVASHYVMMLEEGRDDLTIVGHVGRPDDRIHGMGGRELLVVFQGPHGYVSPGWYGAGTQAVPTWNYIAVHLSGVPEILSDEENLRVLDRLVERFEGRLPDPRLMWERPNDEAFVHRLASGTVGFRLTPTRVVAKRKLSQNKDAETVERVIAELQSDGVYSNVALAGEMRRAQDARPGRTA; from the coding sequence ATGCGTCAGAATCCCAGCTTCACTCTTGCCGATGTCACGGAGATGCGGCGTGTGATCGAGCAGAATCCATGGGCGACGATCGTCAGCGCATCGGAAGACGGCCAGGTCGCGTCGCACTACGTGATGATGCTCGAAGAGGGACGCGACGACCTCACGATCGTGGGGCACGTCGGTCGCCCTGACGATCGGATCCACGGCATGGGCGGGCGTGAGCTGCTGGTCGTGTTCCAAGGGCCGCACGGCTACGTATCGCCCGGTTGGTACGGCGCCGGCACCCAGGCAGTGCCGACCTGGAACTACATCGCCGTGCATCTCTCCGGTGTGCCGGAGATACTCAGCGATGAAGAGAATCTGCGCGTCCTGGATCGGCTCGTGGAGCGTTTCGAAGGGCGGTTGCCGGATCCGCGGCTCATGTGGGAACGGCCGAACGACGAGGCTTTTGTGCACCGTCTGGCGTCTGGGACGGTCGGATTCCGCCTGACGCCGACTCGAGTGGTGGCCAAGCGCAAGCTCAGCCAGAACAAAGACGCTGAAACGGTCGAGCGTGTGATCGCCGAGCTGCAGAGCGACGGCGTCTACTCGAACGTGGCGCTGGCAGGGGAGATGCGCAGAGCGCAGGATGCCCGACCCGGTCGCACGGCATGA
- a CDS encoding Dps family protein, with protein sequence MSKAQTISTTASDPTVAAAAAQFLSPVVLGLQALTVNGKQAHWHVRGANFIGVHELLDTVVAHAGDFADTAAERIVALGLPIDARLSTVADKVAASSVPAGFTQSTELIRNIVADIDAILVDTKAAIDGLDEIDLTSQDVAIEIMRGLEKDRWFLVAHVAE encoded by the coding sequence ATGAGCAAGGCACAGACCATCTCCACCACCGCCAGCGACCCGACGGTCGCTGCTGCCGCGGCACAGTTCCTCTCCCCCGTTGTTCTCGGGCTTCAGGCTCTGACAGTCAACGGCAAGCAGGCCCACTGGCACGTGCGTGGCGCCAACTTCATCGGAGTGCACGAACTGCTCGATACCGTCGTCGCCCATGCAGGCGACTTCGCCGACACCGCTGCAGAGCGCATTGTCGCTCTCGGCCTTCCGATCGACGCACGCCTCAGCACCGTCGCCGACAAGGTCGCAGCATCGTCCGTACCGGCAGGATTCACGCAGTCGACCGAGCTGATCCGCAACATCGTCGCCGACATCGATGCGATCCTCGTCGACACGAAGGCCGCGATCGACGGCCTCGACGAGATCGACCTCACGAGCCAGGACGTCGCGATCGAGATCATGCGCGGCCTCGAGAAGGACCGTTGGTTCCTCGTCGCGCACGTCGCGGAGTAA
- a CDS encoding ferrochelatase: protein MTAPDPNLVPFASSAAAGGPEFVETPVAYDALVLASFGGPEGQDEVIPFLRNVTRGRGIPDERLEEVAHHYRHFGGVSPINAQNRALKAALEAEIAGRGLDLPVYWGNRNSEPYLDEAFTAAADDGHATLLVLATSAYSSYSSDRQYREDIARAITDAGLEERVTADKVRLYFDHPGFVQPFQEGVDAAVVAFLEQGIPASDIHVLFSTHSIPTADAERSGPRTVEWGEGGAYVAQHRAVAAHIIENLAAVTGGRTVPWQLVFQSRSGPPTQPWLEPDINDVIAELPASGAKAVVIVPLGFVSDHMEVMWDLDTEAMESAVQAGLLATRTQTPGVHPAFVAGLVDLVIERLEGTPAADRPHLTDLGPWYDVSRAGDCENVRLGFKPAAAGLVP from the coding sequence GTGACTGCACCCGATCCGAACCTCGTACCCTTCGCATCATCCGCCGCCGCGGGCGGCCCCGAGTTCGTCGAGACGCCGGTGGCGTACGACGCTCTGGTGCTCGCCAGTTTCGGCGGGCCGGAAGGTCAGGACGAAGTGATTCCGTTCCTGCGCAACGTGACGAGGGGCCGAGGAATCCCGGACGAGCGGCTGGAAGAGGTGGCGCATCACTACCGCCATTTCGGCGGCGTCAGCCCGATCAACGCTCAGAATCGCGCGCTCAAGGCCGCTCTCGAAGCAGAGATCGCAGGCCGAGGCCTCGATCTGCCGGTGTATTGGGGCAACCGGAACTCGGAACCGTATCTCGACGAGGCCTTCACAGCCGCCGCCGACGACGGACACGCGACGCTGCTGGTGCTCGCGACCAGTGCCTACAGCTCGTATTCCAGTGATCGGCAGTACCGCGAGGACATCGCACGCGCCATCACCGATGCGGGCCTCGAAGAGCGCGTGACCGCGGACAAGGTGCGCCTCTACTTCGACCATCCCGGCTTCGTTCAGCCGTTCCAGGAGGGTGTGGATGCCGCAGTCGTGGCGTTCCTGGAGCAGGGGATCCCGGCATCCGACATCCATGTGCTCTTCTCCACCCACTCCATCCCCACCGCCGACGCCGAGCGCTCAGGACCACGGACTGTCGAGTGGGGTGAGGGCGGCGCGTATGTCGCACAGCACCGGGCCGTCGCCGCGCACATCATCGAGAACCTCGCCGCCGTCACGGGTGGCCGGACGGTGCCGTGGCAGCTGGTGTTCCAGTCGCGTTCGGGTCCTCCGACGCAGCCATGGCTCGAGCCCGACATCAACGATGTGATCGCCGAGCTGCCTGCATCCGGGGCGAAGGCCGTCGTGATCGTGCCACTTGGATTCGTCAGCGACCATATGGAGGTCATGTGGGATCTGGACACCGAGGCGATGGAGTCCGCTGTCCAGGCAGGTCTTCTCGCGACTCGCACCCAGACGCCCGGCGTCCATCCGGCGTTCGTCGCCGGCCTGGTAGACCTCGTGATCGAGCGGCTGGAGGGCACGCCGGCGGCCGACCGCCCGCACCTGACCGACCTCGGCCCCTGGTACGACGTGTCGCGCGCCGGTGATTGCGAAAACGTGCGGCTGGGCTTCAAGCCCGCTGCCGCCGGTCTGGTGCCCTGA
- a CDS encoding acyltransferase family protein translates to MNSTAQTPPATRSQLRRDRSPEHAASSRFIPHVQGLRAIAVLFVVLYHFWPARLSGGYVGVDIFFVISGFLITSHLARELTSTGTVKLGQFWARRARRLLPASLLVLLFCAIVAAIPFLTPTSALPAEVKEIIASTFYVENWYLVFNSADYLAHAGDPTTVQHYWSLSLEEQFYVLWPLIMLLAAWIAVKWFRGARLRAAAVAIGIVSVASFVFCVVYTISDPAPAYFITMGRMWQFGVGAIIALVPVLRVRNAVVSFVLGWAGIIALLYTAFRFDGQTPFPGYMALVPTLGAAAIIAASNTDRWWYPTRLLSVPPMRFTGDISYSLYLWHWPLIIIAPSVPFWGLTIYHRVALLVICFVLAWLTKRFVEDPARSWKPLTSRPPKVTLWSALAAMILVGAVAAGGWAVNAPAYQQGVQAIEDVRENPPECFGAASILDESCAGTDLDTILPAPGFAGVDRPTDEQCFIQLNDSRPVSCEFGSDDPDAPQVALVGDSHAYQLLPTFESIADREGWHLTTFFKGACPWNATPLATGGSFGAACSDWRTGVDAQLADREFDVVFTSAISNTPYSSAGFDSSHDAAVAGYQKAWSTMTERGIPVVTVVDNPVFETDPNKCLRTRDQAECSGARADVLLEDDPLRDAAEGAQDVTLLDFTDVFCDEDTCKTVIGGANVYRDQDHLTVTFVDTLAPQYTKALKDAMAAAAG, encoded by the coding sequence GTGAACTCCACAGCGCAGACTCCGCCAGCCACCCGGTCCCAGCTTCGCCGTGACCGCTCACCGGAGCATGCGGCATCATCCCGGTTCATCCCTCACGTTCAGGGGCTCAGGGCGATCGCCGTCCTCTTCGTCGTGCTGTACCACTTCTGGCCTGCGCGCCTGAGCGGCGGCTACGTCGGCGTCGACATCTTCTTCGTCATCTCCGGGTTCCTGATCACCTCGCACCTGGCTCGCGAGCTCACCTCGACCGGAACGGTCAAACTCGGGCAGTTCTGGGCGCGGCGCGCGCGTCGTCTGCTGCCGGCCTCACTCCTCGTTCTGCTGTTCTGCGCGATCGTCGCGGCGATCCCATTCCTCACGCCGACCTCTGCCCTTCCGGCAGAGGTCAAGGAGATCATCGCCTCCACGTTCTACGTGGAGAACTGGTACCTCGTGTTCAACTCGGCCGACTACCTGGCCCACGCCGGAGATCCGACGACCGTCCAGCACTACTGGTCACTCTCACTCGAGGAGCAGTTCTACGTACTCTGGCCGCTGATCATGCTGCTGGCAGCATGGATTGCGGTCAAGTGGTTCCGCGGCGCCCGGCTGCGCGCCGCGGCAGTCGCGATCGGAATCGTCTCCGTCGCGTCGTTCGTCTTCTGCGTGGTGTACACCATCTCGGATCCTGCGCCGGCGTACTTCATCACCATGGGGCGGATGTGGCAGTTCGGAGTGGGAGCGATCATCGCCCTCGTGCCGGTGCTGCGAGTGCGCAACGCCGTCGTGAGCTTCGTGCTGGGATGGGCGGGAATCATCGCCCTGCTGTACACCGCATTCCGCTTCGACGGCCAGACGCCGTTTCCTGGTTACATGGCATTGGTTCCGACGTTGGGCGCTGCGGCGATCATCGCTGCGTCGAACACGGATCGCTGGTGGTACCCGACACGCCTGCTCTCGGTGCCGCCGATGCGCTTCACCGGCGACATCTCCTACAGCCTGTACCTCTGGCACTGGCCGCTGATCATCATCGCGCCCTCGGTGCCGTTCTGGGGACTCACGATCTACCACCGCGTCGCGCTGCTGGTCATCTGCTTCGTGCTCGCGTGGCTCACCAAGCGCTTCGTCGAGGACCCTGCGCGGTCATGGAAGCCCCTCACGTCGCGGCCGCCGAAAGTGACGCTGTGGTCGGCGCTTGCGGCCATGATCCTGGTCGGCGCGGTTGCGGCCGGTGGCTGGGCGGTCAATGCTCCGGCGTATCAGCAGGGCGTGCAGGCGATCGAGGATGTGCGTGAGAATCCGCCTGAGTGCTTCGGCGCAGCATCTATCCTGGACGAATCGTGCGCGGGCACCGACCTCGACACGATCCTTCCGGCTCCTGGCTTCGCCGGAGTCGACCGACCTACCGACGAGCAGTGCTTCATCCAGCTCAACGACTCGCGGCCGGTGTCCTGCGAGTTCGGATCCGACGACCCGGACGCACCTCAGGTGGCGTTGGTCGGCGACAGCCACGCGTACCAGCTGCTTCCGACGTTCGAGAGCATCGCCGACAGGGAGGGCTGGCACCTCACGACGTTCTTCAAGGGTGCGTGCCCGTGGAATGCGACGCCCTTGGCCACCGGCGGCTCATTCGGCGCTGCATGTTCCGACTGGCGCACAGGAGTCGACGCGCAGCTCGCCGACCGTGAGTTCGATGTCGTGTTCACCTCTGCGATCTCGAATACGCCCTACTCTTCTGCCGGGTTCGACTCCTCTCACGACGCTGCGGTGGCCGGTTACCAGAAGGCATGGTCGACCATGACCGAGCGTGGCATCCCTGTGGTGACCGTCGTCGACAACCCGGTCTTCGAGACCGACCCGAACAAGTGCCTCCGCACCCGTGATCAGGCGGAATGCTCCGGCGCGCGTGCAGACGTCCTCCTCGAGGACGATCCGCTGCGGGACGCGGCCGAGGGTGCACAGGATGTGACGCTGCTCGACTTCACCGATGTGTTCTGCGACGAGGACACCTGCAAGACGGTGATCGGCGGGGCCAACGTGTACCGCGATCAGGACCACCTGACGGTGACGTTCGTCGACACGTTGGCACCGCAGTACACAAAGGCGTTGAAAGACGCGATGGCGGCAGCCGCCGGCTGA
- a CDS encoding ribose-5-phosphate isomerase, translated as MRIHIATDHAGLEFSTKLQEHLRAARHDVIDHGPLEYDAVDDYPAFCIRAAQGVVADQTAGVDALGVVFGGSGNGEQIAANKVQGVRAALVWNLSTAELAREHNDANVISIGARQHTFEEVTSFIDRFISTPFSDEERHVRRIGQIADFERDGSLLPDPRA; from the coding sequence ATGCGCATCCATATCGCCACAGACCACGCGGGACTGGAATTCTCCACGAAGCTGCAGGAGCACCTGCGCGCCGCGAGGCACGACGTCATCGACCACGGTCCGCTCGAGTACGACGCCGTCGACGATTACCCGGCCTTCTGCATCCGTGCAGCGCAGGGCGTCGTCGCCGATCAGACGGCGGGCGTCGATGCCCTGGGCGTCGTGTTCGGCGGCTCGGGCAACGGCGAACAGATTGCGGCGAACAAGGTTCAGGGCGTCCGCGCGGCACTGGTGTGGAACCTCTCGACAGCTGAGCTGGCTCGTGAGCACAACGATGCGAACGTGATCTCGATCGGTGCACGCCAGCACACGTTCGAAGAGGTCACCTCGTTCATCGACCGCTTCATCTCCACTCCGTTCTCAGACGAAGAGCGCCACGTGCGTCGCATCGGCCAGATCGCGGATTTCGAACGCGACGGCTCGCTCCTTCCCGATCCGCGGGCCTGA
- a CDS encoding amidohydrolase — protein sequence MTFVGDQVAVVRGARIAGPGREFLSDDEPVDIHVVDGRISDIAPVGALPAPGEVLDAGGTWIVPGLWDNHVHTVQWALASEREQLGDAVTAVDAASRMSGIAPLADGRRVGTGFRDALWVDSPSLEVLDAATGAVPTYLINADVHSVWLNSAALAREGYSAVDGMLREEDAFEISKRVNAVEPEHGDRAVRAAGEAAAARGVTGIVDFDMAWNADAWSRRVSGGFHTQRVEFAVYPADLARAVAIGLRTGDSLAGTDGLVHVGPLKIITDGSLGTRTAACSHSYPGDDADFGVLNISPGALIDLLTEAAGSGLGVAVHAIGDRAVSSALDAVAATGASGTIEHAQLVRHADLARLARLGLVASVQPQHALDDRDLVDGYWAAQTAVGYPMASLLRAGATLRLGSDAPVAPLDPWRAIGAAVGRTDDERQPWHPDERLSLDEALSASVRNAIRPGELADMVLCGTNPHVVDGRALRTMPVLATLLGGRVTHLG from the coding sequence ATGACTTTCGTCGGCGATCAGGTCGCCGTGGTCCGCGGTGCGCGGATCGCCGGGCCAGGACGCGAGTTCCTCAGCGACGATGAGCCCGTCGACATCCATGTGGTGGATGGGCGCATCAGCGACATCGCCCCCGTCGGCGCGCTGCCCGCGCCCGGTGAAGTTCTCGACGCCGGCGGCACGTGGATCGTTCCCGGATTGTGGGACAACCATGTCCACACCGTGCAGTGGGCTCTGGCCTCGGAACGCGAACAGCTCGGTGATGCGGTCACTGCCGTCGATGCTGCTTCACGGATGTCCGGCATCGCGCCGCTGGCCGACGGTCGCCGTGTGGGTACGGGATTCCGTGACGCACTCTGGGTCGATTCCCCCTCGCTCGAGGTGCTCGACGCCGCGACCGGAGCGGTGCCGACGTACTTGATAAACGCCGATGTCCACAGTGTCTGGTTGAACTCCGCCGCGCTTGCGCGAGAGGGATACTCCGCTGTGGACGGGATGCTGCGCGAAGAGGATGCGTTCGAGATCTCGAAGCGCGTGAACGCCGTCGAACCGGAGCATGGTGACCGTGCGGTGCGGGCCGCTGGAGAAGCTGCCGCAGCGCGCGGAGTGACCGGGATCGTGGACTTCGACATGGCGTGGAACGCGGATGCCTGGAGTCGTCGTGTGAGCGGTGGATTCCATACGCAACGTGTGGAGTTCGCGGTGTATCCGGCGGATCTGGCGCGAGCCGTCGCCATCGGACTCCGAACGGGCGATTCGCTGGCCGGTACCGACGGGCTTGTGCACGTCGGACCGCTCAAGATCATCACTGACGGATCGCTCGGCACCCGCACCGCGGCGTGCTCGCATTCCTATCCCGGCGATGATGCGGACTTCGGCGTGCTGAACATCTCGCCGGGTGCGCTGATCGACCTTCTGACCGAGGCGGCCGGCTCAGGGCTCGGCGTCGCCGTTCACGCGATCGGCGATCGAGCCGTGTCATCCGCGCTCGATGCCGTCGCGGCGACCGGAGCATCGGGGACGATCGAGCACGCGCAGCTCGTGCGGCACGCCGACCTCGCACGCCTCGCGCGTCTCGGCCTCGTGGCGAGCGTGCAGCCCCAGCACGCGCTCGACGATCGTGACCTGGTCGATGGGTACTGGGCGGCGCAGACGGCCGTCGGCTATCCGATGGCTTCGCTGCTCCGCGCCGGTGCGACGCTGCGGCTGGGCTCAGACGCGCCGGTGGCGCCGTTGGACCCATGGCGGGCGATCGGCGCGGCGGTGGGACGGACGGACGACGAGCGGCAGCCGTGGCACCCGGACGAACGACTGAGCCTCGACGAGGCGCTGAGCGCGAGCGTCCGCAACGCGATTCGTCCTGGTGAACTCGCAGACATGGTGCTGTGCGGCACGAACCCGCACGTTGTCGATGGACGGGCGCTGCGGACGATGCCTGTGCTGGCGACGCTGCTCGGCGGACGCGTCACGCACCTCGGATGA
- a CDS encoding alanine/glycine:cation symporter family protein has translation MDLAGLQSALETFSGWIWGPWFLIPLLLGTGLYLTIRLGGLQFLRLGPALRLGLFTRKDPGSSGDISQFQALTTALAATVGTGNIVGVATAIGIGGPGALFWMWVTGLLGMASKYSEAFLGVRFRTTDSAGEKNGGPQQYLERGIKGPIGKVLGLSFSIFAVIACFGIGNMTQGNSIAQNLDSSFSVPTWVTGLVLTAFALVVLVGGIKSIGRVTAGLVPIMIVFYVLGAIYILIANVGALPAAFAQIFTEAFTGTSAVGGFAGSAIIIAVQFGVARGIFSNESGMGSAAIAAAAAQTSHPVRQGLVSMTQTFIDTIIVVSCTGLVIIATGTWSKIDPETGEQISPALMTGEAFSHGLPGDWGHIIVTLGLVMFAGSTILGWSYYGERNVERLFGRRAVMPFRIIFSLVVFIGCTVQLGVVWAFSDAMNGLMAFPNLIGLLVLSGLVARETKKYLTHDPKLRASREEIEVFMAGDPGWEAWKAEEATAVAPQALRKT, from the coding sequence ATGGACCTCGCAGGCTTGCAGAGCGCGCTTGAGACATTCAGCGGTTGGATCTGGGGGCCGTGGTTCCTCATACCGCTCCTTCTCGGTACCGGTTTGTATCTCACGATCCGTCTCGGCGGATTGCAGTTCCTCCGCCTTGGTCCTGCCCTAAGGCTGGGTCTTTTCACCCGGAAGGACCCTGGGTCCTCCGGTGACATCTCGCAGTTCCAGGCATTGACGACGGCGCTGGCCGCGACAGTCGGGACGGGCAACATCGTCGGCGTTGCGACGGCGATCGGCATCGGCGGCCCTGGTGCGCTGTTCTGGATGTGGGTGACGGGCCTGCTCGGCATGGCGTCGAAATACTCCGAGGCGTTCCTCGGCGTGCGTTTCCGAACGACGGACTCGGCCGGCGAGAAGAATGGCGGTCCGCAGCAGTATCTCGAGCGCGGCATCAAGGGACCGATCGGGAAGGTTCTCGGCCTGTCGTTCTCGATCTTCGCGGTGATCGCCTGCTTCGGGATCGGCAACATGACTCAGGGCAACTCGATCGCGCAGAATCTCGACTCGAGCTTCAGCGTGCCGACATGGGTGACCGGGCTCGTGCTGACGGCGTTCGCCCTGGTCGTCCTCGTGGGCGGCATCAAGTCGATCGGCCGCGTGACAGCAGGACTCGTGCCGATCATGATCGTGTTCTACGTGCTCGGCGCGATCTACATCCTGATCGCCAACGTCGGTGCCCTCCCGGCGGCATTCGCACAGATCTTCACTGAGGCGTTCACGGGAACCAGCGCGGTGGGCGGCTTCGCCGGTTCCGCGATCATCATCGCCGTGCAGTTCGGCGTGGCCCGCGGCATCTTCTCCAACGAGTCCGGCATGGGCTCGGCAGCCATCGCAGCTGCGGCGGCGCAGACCAGCCATCCCGTGCGCCAGGGTCTGGTGTCCATGACGCAGACGTTCATCGACACGATCATCGTGGTCTCGTGCACCGGGCTCGTCATCATCGCCACGGGGACCTGGAGCAAGATCGATCCGGAGACGGGTGAGCAGATCAGTCCAGCGCTCATGACTGGAGAGGCGTTCTCACACGGGCTCCCGGGGGACTGGGGGCACATCATCGTGACTCTGGGGTTGGTGATGTTCGCGGGCTCCACGATCCTCGGCTGGTCGTACTACGGCGAGCGCAACGTGGAGCGACTGTTCGGGCGGCGCGCGGTGATGCCGTTCCGGATCATCTTCTCGCTCGTGGTGTTCATCGGATGCACGGTGCAGCTCGGTGTGGTGTGGGCCTTCTCCGATGCGATGAACGGCTTGATGGCGTTCCCGAACCTGATCGGTCTCCTGGTGCTCTCCGGCCTGGTGGCGCGTGAGACGAAGAAGTACCTGACGCACGATCCGAAGCTGCGAGCAAGCCGTGAGGAGATCGAGGTGTTCATGGCCGGGGACCCAGGGTGGGAGGCATGGAAGGCTGAGGAGGCGACGGCTGTCGCGCCGCAGGCTCTGCGCAAGACGTGA
- a CDS encoding gamma carbonic anhydrase family protein codes for MSISSSASVLALQSKIPHIADDSFVADGARLIGAVVLEAGASVWYNAVLRADSAEITVGVGSNVQDNVSVHVDSGHPVVIGENVSIGHNAVVHGCTIGDGSLIGMGAVILSGAVIGRGCLVAGGAVILGGTEIPDGSLVAGVPAKVRRELSDEERAGLIANAQIYHSHLETHRSATAL; via the coding sequence ATGAGCATCTCGTCGTCAGCATCCGTCCTCGCCCTCCAGAGCAAGATTCCACACATCGCCGATGACTCCTTCGTCGCTGACGGTGCGCGACTCATCGGAGCGGTCGTGCTCGAAGCCGGTGCGAGCGTCTGGTACAACGCGGTGCTGCGTGCGGATTCGGCCGAGATCACGGTGGGCGTCGGCAGCAACGTGCAGGACAACGTGTCCGTGCACGTCGACAGCGGCCATCCCGTCGTGATCGGCGAGAACGTGTCGATCGGTCACAATGCCGTCGTGCACGGCTGCACCATCGGAGATGGTTCATTGATCGGGATGGGTGCTGTGATCCTCAGCGGCGCCGTGATCGGCAGAGGCTGCCTTGTCGCCGGTGGTGCCGTCATCCTCGGGGGCACCGAGATTCCGGATGGATCGCTGGTCGCCGGCGTACCGGCGAAGGTGCGACGCGAGCTCAGCGATGAAGAGCGTGCAGGACTCATCGCGAACGCCCAGATCTATCACTCGCACCTGGAGACGCACCGGAGCGCCACGGCGCTCTGA